In Athene noctua chromosome 7, bAthNoc1.hap1.1, whole genome shotgun sequence, the following proteins share a genomic window:
- the DUSP19 gene encoding dual specificity protein phosphatase 19, producing the protein MHSLTQEIRSFSRANLRKQRTRVTTLTGRRIIETWRGACLQVEEEAEAAPGGGYVRDLSADLQVGVVKPWLLLGSQDAAHDLETMRKYKVTHVLNVAYGVQNAFLNDFIYKTISILDLPETDIISYFPECFEFIEKAKIQDGVVLVHCNAGVSRAAAVVIGFLMNSERLSFARAFSLVKNARPVACPNPGFMEQLHKYQEQNIKANGSINDHD; encoded by the exons ATGCACTCCCTCACCCAGGAGATCCGCAGCTTCTCCAGGGCCAACCTGCGGAAGCAGCGCACCCGCGTGACGACACTGACGGGCAGGAGGATCATCGAGACGTGGCGCGGCGCCTGTCTGCAGgtggaggaggaggcggaggcggcgcccggcggcggctACGTGCGGGACCTCAGCGCCGACCTCCAGGTCGGCGTCGTgaagccctggctgctgctgg GGTCGCAGGATGCTGCTCACGACCTGGAGACGATGAGAAAGTATAAG GTTACGCATGTTCTAAACGTGGCATATGGAGTCCAAAATGCCTTCCTCAATGACTTTATATACAAGACCATTTCTATTTTGGACCTCCCAGAAACTGATATTATCTCCTATTTCCCAGAATGTTTTGAATTTATTGAGAAAGCCAAGATCCAG GATGGTGTGGTACTGGTCCACTGTAATGCAGGAGTCTCCCGTGCAGCCGCAGTAGTCATTGGTTTTCTAATGAATTCAGAAAGACTGAGTTTTGCTAGAGCCTTTTCCTTGGTGAAAAACGCAAGGCCTGTGGCTTGTCCAAATCCTGGCTTCATGGAGCAGCTTCACAAGTACCAAGAACAGAATATAAAGGCAAATGGAAGCATAAATGATCATGACTGA